The following are encoded together in the Holophagales bacterium genome:
- a CDS encoding PBP1A family penicillin-binding protein, with protein sequence MIGRRAAAILVLFLPVLLAAGLGIGAGWAASQLIRVPKVEQLASYRPDIVTEIRGADGTIVARFAIERRFLVSRGQIPDVLVKAVLAAEDARFYDHGGVDIIRIGGAALRDLATRSLEQGASTITQQLAKLVFLTPEKSFARKINEVFLTVEIEKRFSKDQILTMYLNQVYLGHGNYGVEAASKWFFNRPAKDLTLPQAALLAGLIQRPEAFSPIRNPSAAKARRDLVLRRMLEEKYIDVPTAASAREAPLALSRSAREATIGPYFCEEVRQYLEKTYGDRGLYRQGLRVDSTLDPRLQAWAEEELRRGLRRQERRFGFRKPRNLVDDGIDPERYHDPEWEEAVGPGDGQSAQRAVVLSSTRSGAEVRVKDRRITLPPRAFRFTRTESPAKAVRRGDLILVERLVDDGGKEETIVSQEPAVEGAVVVLENGTGAVRALVGGYDFSRSKFNRAVQALRQVGSAFKPIVYMTAIEAGFTPADTVLDSPISITIDPRQAPWQPQNYTRKYGGILTYQHALENSINVPAVRVDLLVGTRKVIETARRLGIRQNLLAYPSLALGSFEVTPMEMTAAYSVLANQGLLYPPRLVERVRDADGVLLEENPPDPKEAAAPAPSYVLLKMLEGVTERGTAARAKSLGLRIAGKTGTTNDHTDAWFIGVTPKHTIGVWVGHDAKKSLGAKSTGGDTALPIWMGIVARMKDAGILTPSDDFDVPQGVVFVPFDLATGYRATPSCSKVVLGAFSNGTQPTELCGDRPHAVATLPQYLQKAVYAPKRGEPSGPDVKVDDAPRPADGARPPQMPGTSASGRPPG encoded by the coding sequence GTGATCGGCCGCCGCGCCGCCGCGATCCTCGTCCTCTTTCTCCCGGTCCTCCTCGCGGCGGGGCTCGGGATCGGCGCGGGCTGGGCGGCCTCGCAGCTCATCCGCGTCCCGAAGGTGGAGCAGCTCGCGAGCTACCGCCCCGACATCGTCACGGAGATCCGCGGCGCCGACGGCACGATCGTCGCCCGCTTCGCGATCGAGCGCCGGTTCCTCGTGTCGCGGGGGCAGATCCCCGACGTCCTCGTGAAGGCGGTCCTCGCGGCCGAGGACGCGCGCTTCTACGACCACGGCGGCGTCGACATCATCCGGATCGGCGGGGCCGCGCTGCGCGACCTCGCCACCCGCAGCCTCGAGCAGGGCGCCTCCACCATCACGCAGCAGCTCGCGAAGCTGGTCTTCCTGACGCCGGAGAAGTCGTTCGCCCGGAAGATCAACGAGGTCTTCCTCACGGTCGAGATCGAGAAGCGGTTCTCGAAGGACCAGATCCTGACGATGTACCTCAACCAGGTCTACCTCGGTCACGGCAACTACGGCGTCGAGGCCGCCTCGAAGTGGTTCTTCAACCGGCCGGCGAAGGACCTCACGCTCCCGCAGGCCGCTCTCCTCGCGGGCCTCATCCAGCGTCCCGAGGCCTTCTCGCCCATCCGGAACCCCTCGGCCGCGAAGGCTCGCCGAGACCTGGTCCTCCGCCGGATGCTGGAGGAGAAATACATCGACGTCCCGACCGCCGCATCCGCGCGCGAGGCCCCGCTGGCCCTCTCCCGTTCCGCGCGCGAAGCGACGATCGGCCCCTACTTCTGCGAGGAGGTCCGGCAGTACCTCGAGAAGACCTACGGCGACCGGGGACTCTACCGGCAGGGGCTTCGCGTCGACTCGACGCTCGACCCGCGCCTGCAGGCGTGGGCCGAGGAGGAGCTCCGGCGGGGCCTCCGGAGGCAGGAGCGGCGCTTCGGCTTCCGCAAGCCCCGCAACCTCGTCGACGACGGGATCGACCCCGAGAGGTACCACGATCCGGAATGGGAGGAGGCGGTCGGACCGGGCGACGGGCAGAGCGCGCAGCGCGCCGTCGTCCTGTCGTCGACGAGGTCCGGAGCCGAGGTGCGCGTGAAGGACCGCCGGATCACTCTTCCTCCGAGGGCGTTCCGCTTCACCCGCACCGAGAGCCCGGCGAAGGCCGTGCGCCGCGGAGACCTGATCCTCGTCGAGCGCCTGGTGGACGACGGCGGCAAGGAAGAGACGATCGTCTCGCAGGAGCCGGCCGTCGAGGGCGCCGTCGTCGTCCTCGAGAACGGCACGGGCGCCGTCCGCGCCCTGGTCGGCGGGTACGATTTCTCCCGTTCGAAGTTCAACCGGGCCGTCCAGGCGCTCCGCCAGGTCGGATCCGCATTCAAACCCATCGTGTACATGACGGCCATCGAGGCGGGCTTCACCCCCGCCGACACCGTCCTCGACTCGCCCATCTCGATCACGATCGACCCGCGCCAGGCTCCCTGGCAGCCGCAGAACTACACCCGGAAGTACGGCGGGATCCTCACGTACCAGCACGCCCTCGAGAACTCGATCAACGTCCCGGCGGTCCGCGTCGACCTCCTGGTCGGGACGCGCAAGGTGATCGAGACCGCCCGGCGCCTCGGCATCCGCCAGAACCTCCTCGCCTACCCGTCGCTCGCGCTCGGGTCGTTCGAAGTGACCCCGATGGAGATGACGGCCGCCTACTCGGTCCTCGCCAACCAGGGGCTCCTCTACCCGCCCCGGCTCGTCGAGAGGGTCCGGGACGCCGACGGGGTCCTCCTCGAGGAGAACCCGCCCGACCCGAAGGAGGCGGCCGCCCCGGCGCCGTCCTACGTGTTGCTGAAGATGCTCGAAGGCGTCACGGAGAGGGGCACCGCGGCTCGGGCGAAGTCTCTCGGCCTGCGCATCGCCGGGAAGACCGGGACGACGAACGACCACACGGACGCGTGGTTCATCGGCGTCACGCCGAAGCACACGATCGGTGTCTGGGTCGGGCACGACGCCAAGAAGAGCCTCGGGGCAAAATCGACCGGCGGCGACACCGCCCTGCCGATCTGGATGGGGATCGTCGCGCGGATGAAGGACGCCGGGATCCTGACGCCGTCCGACGACTTCGACGTCCCGCAGGGGGTCGTCTTCGTCCCGTTCGACCTGGCGACCGGCTACCGCGCGACCCCGTCCTGCTCGAAGGTCGTCCTCGGCGCTTTCTCGAACGGAACGCAGCCGACCGAGCTCTGCGGCGACCGGCCCCACGCCGTCGCGACGCTTCCCCAGTACCTCCAGAAGGCGGTCTACGCGCCGAAAAGGGGCGAGCCGAGCGGGCCGGACGTCAAGGTTGACGACGCGCCGCGACCCGCGGACGGAGCGCGTCCGCCGCAGATGCCGGGAACGTCCGCGAGCGGCAGGCCGCCGGGCTGA
- a CDS encoding 50S ribosomal protein L25: MLQENVIIEVERRSETGKNACNRLREKDLIPAVLYGGGAGMESMPLSVPRKSLLGLFRKGIHQNVVFLLQLKGTEEKRHVMVRDVTLSPLRRELIHVDFLRILLDKKMKMKVGVEAVGIAAGVKLGGTLDVVTRELEIECLPADIPASIPVDVSALGAGDVLRVADLNLGDKLRVLGDTDRVLAHVVMPRAEVAEGAEAAAATAEPEVAKKGKKEEEGAKGAAPKAGAAKAAAPAAGAPKAAEKKGKK, from the coding sequence ATGCTCCAGGAAAACGTCATCATCGAGGTCGAGCGCCGGAGCGAGACGGGCAAGAACGCCTGCAACCGGCTGCGCGAGAAGGACCTCATCCCGGCCGTTCTCTACGGCGGGGGAGCCGGCATGGAGTCAATGCCGCTCAGCGTTCCCCGGAAGTCGCTCCTCGGCCTCTTCCGCAAGGGGATCCACCAGAACGTCGTCTTTCTCCTCCAGCTCAAGGGGACGGAAGAGAAGCGGCACGTCATGGTGCGTGACGTCACCCTCAGCCCGCTCCGGCGCGAGCTCATCCACGTCGACTTCCTCCGGATCCTTCTCGACAAGAAGATGAAGATGAAGGTCGGCGTCGAGGCGGTCGGGATCGCCGCCGGGGTCAAGCTCGGCGGGACCCTCGACGTCGTCACCCGCGAGCTCGAGATCGAGTGCCTTCCGGCCGACATCCCCGCGTCGATCCCGGTCGACGTCTCCGCCCTCGGGGCTGGCGACGTGCTCCGGGTGGCCGACCTGAACCTCGGCGACAAGCTCCGGGTCCTCGGCGACACGGACCGGGTCCTGGCGCACGTCGTCATGCCGCGCGCCGAGGTGGCGGAAGGTGCCGAGGCTGCCGCTGCAACGGCCGAGCCCGAGGTCGCGAAGAAGGGCAAGAAGGAAGAGGAAGGGGCCAAGGGCGCCGCACCGAAGGCTGGTGCCGCGAAGGCGGCCGCTCCTGCGGCCGGCGCTCCGAAGGCCGCGGAGAAGAAGGGGAAGAAGTAG
- the rpsF gene encoding 30S ribosomal protein S6, translated as MTETPKRLYDLVFLIVPEKDEQGAAEVVEEYRKLLTDLGAIIDKDESIGRRRLAYQINKKTEATYHNFLFRAGSKAVNELQRKMKLSENVLRYLTVRIDEEMRHGQKIARRVKARPSRALPASPESAPAPAPVSAAVETVPAPEVAPAAEPAAASAPVPAPEVAAAPEAAADAPVQPES; from the coding sequence GTGACCGAAACCCCGAAACGTCTCTACGACCTGGTCTTCCTGATCGTCCCGGAGAAGGACGAGCAGGGGGCCGCCGAGGTCGTCGAGGAGTACCGCAAGCTCCTGACGGACCTCGGTGCCATCATCGACAAGGACGAGTCGATTGGCCGCCGCCGCCTCGCCTACCAGATCAACAAGAAGACCGAGGCGACGTACCACAACTTCCTCTTCCGGGCCGGCTCGAAGGCGGTCAACGAGCTGCAGCGGAAGATGAAGCTCTCGGAGAACGTCCTTCGCTACCTCACGGTCCGGATCGACGAGGAGATGCGCCACGGGCAGAAGATCGCCCGTCGCGTGAAGGCGCGTCCGTCGCGGGCCCTTCCGGCGTCGCCCGAGTCCGCTCCGGCCCCGGCGCCGGTCTCCGCGGCCGTCGAAACCGTCCCGGCACCGGAGGTCGCACCCGCCGCCGAGCCCGCTGCCGCTTCCGCGCCCGTCCCGGCACCCGAAGTCGCTGCGGCCCCCGAGGCCGCTGCCGACGCGCCGGTCCAGCCCGAGAGCTGA
- a CDS encoding 4-(cytidine 5'-diphospho)-2-C-methyl-D-erythritol kinase — MRLVAEAFAKVNRSLVVLGKRPDGYHELDTVFQAVGLTDRLTFERSDLLTLDVDDPSIPSGSENLVLRAARALAEAVGSRPKAAITLEKRIPSGGGLGGGSSDAAVTLLGLSALWELDLPLDLLTEVGARLGSDVPFFLHGGTARGLGRGERIEPLSDFPPQAVVLVMPPFPVSTPAVFGRLGARAWDGLGGGVFEDGDDPDRNDLEPAAEALFPALRDVRDALGRAGAARARLSGSGSTVFGLFPDVATAAEAARGLEGLPAGSVIRVVPTLTREESRARSAPRRSE; from the coding sequence ATGAGGCTCGTCGCGGAGGCGTTCGCGAAAGTGAACCGGTCGCTCGTCGTCCTCGGGAAGAGGCCGGACGGGTACCACGAGCTCGACACGGTCTTTCAGGCCGTCGGCCTGACCGACCGGCTCACGTTCGAGAGAAGCGACCTCCTGACGCTCGACGTCGACGACCCGTCGATACCGTCCGGGTCGGAGAACCTCGTCCTGCGCGCGGCGCGCGCGCTCGCGGAGGCGGTCGGGTCCCGGCCGAAGGCAGCCATAACGCTCGAGAAGCGGATCCCGTCCGGCGGGGGTCTCGGGGGCGGGAGCTCCGACGCCGCCGTCACGCTCCTCGGGCTCTCGGCCCTGTGGGAGCTCGACCTGCCCCTCGACCTGCTCACCGAGGTGGGAGCCCGGCTCGGTTCCGACGTTCCCTTCTTCCTCCACGGCGGGACGGCGCGGGGACTCGGACGTGGAGAGCGGATCGAGCCGCTCTCCGACTTTCCGCCGCAGGCCGTGGTCCTCGTGATGCCTCCTTTTCCGGTCTCCACGCCGGCCGTTTTCGGTCGGCTCGGGGCGCGGGCCTGGGACGGGCTCGGGGGCGGGGTCTTCGAGGATGGTGACGACCCCGACCGCAACGATCTCGAGCCGGCGGCCGAGGCTCTCTTCCCGGCGCTGCGCGACGTGAGAGACGCTCTCGGAAGGGCCGGGGCAGCCCGGGCCCGCCTCTCCGGGAGCGGCTCGACGGTGTTCGGTCTCTTTCCCGACGTCGCCACGGCCGCCGAAGCCGCGCGAGGGCTCGAAGGGCTCCCCGCGGGCTCGGTGATCCGCGTCGTCCCGACGCTGACGCGCGAGGAAAGCCGCGCCCGGAGCGCACCCCGCAGGTCAGAGTAA
- a CDS encoding DUF2232 domain-containing protein, whose protein sequence is MPFLAPPLAGLAAALAAVLPPVAPYLLPAAAARLARAGREMKSPAAAFPLAAAVLPFATAFGLLGGGTGAILAATCALAFVALPALGLVAGATENRRREELVWLSAALSGVGALGAILAVTLVEGVDPGTLLARKFDILRPELIAFYRNAGWTEETLAATGSAFDRMRDLVAWYLPGLVLACCAIHAALLVYAFGRRAGLEEAPLAPGSFATFRTPLAAAAAFIPAGALAALADGLAARAAVTLLIPLGVLFFLRGMAIIRALLDRGRVGLLIRAPVYVLAVQMPIPVLVAIGGLLDEFLDFRGRIPRREDGQESDGGSGRRE, encoded by the coding sequence TTGCCGTTTCTGGCCCCGCCGCTGGCGGGGCTGGCTGCGGCCCTCGCGGCGGTCCTGCCGCCGGTGGCCCCGTACCTTCTCCCCGCCGCCGCGGCCCGGCTGGCACGAGCCGGGCGCGAGATGAAGAGCCCCGCTGCGGCCTTCCCGCTCGCCGCGGCCGTCCTCCCTTTCGCCACGGCCTTCGGCCTTCTCGGAGGCGGGACCGGTGCGATCCTCGCGGCCACCTGTGCTCTCGCCTTCGTCGCCCTGCCGGCCCTCGGCCTCGTCGCCGGGGCGACGGAGAATCGGCGGCGCGAGGAGCTCGTCTGGCTCTCGGCGGCCCTTTCCGGCGTGGGGGCCCTCGGCGCGATCCTCGCCGTCACGCTCGTGGAGGGGGTCGACCCGGGAACGCTCCTCGCCCGGAAGTTCGACATACTCCGGCCCGAGCTGATCGCGTTCTACCGGAATGCGGGCTGGACCGAAGAGACCCTCGCCGCGACGGGATCGGCCTTCGACCGGATGCGCGACCTCGTCGCCTGGTACCTTCCCGGCCTCGTTCTGGCCTGCTGCGCGATCCACGCGGCGCTCCTCGTCTACGCCTTCGGGCGCCGGGCGGGACTCGAAGAGGCGCCACTGGCGCCGGGCTCGTTCGCCACGTTCCGGACGCCCCTGGCGGCCGCGGCGGCGTTCATTCCGGCAGGCGCGCTCGCCGCCCTGGCCGATGGGCTGGCGGCGCGGGCTGCGGTGACGCTCCTGATTCCTCTGGGCGTCTTGTTTTTCCTCCGTGGGATGGCGATAATCCGCGCTCTGCTCGACAGGGGGCGTGTCGGCCTCCTGATCCGAGCACCGGTGTACGTTCTCGCCGTCCAGATGCCGATACCGGTCCTCGTGGCCATCGGTGGGCTCCTCGACGAGTTCCTCGACTTTCGGGGGAGGATTCCCCGGAGAGAAGACGGACAAGAGAGCGACGGCGGGTCCGGAAGAAGGGAGTAA
- a CDS encoding 50S ribosomal protein L9, whose translation MKVILTDEVRGLGNRGEVVSVAAGYARNFLLPKELAYLATPGNVKRLEQEKKRYDVSQAKEKDQAATVAKAFEGLTVTVRKKAGEHDAIYGSVTASELAEALAAKGITVDRRRIDLEEPIKRLGTHTVHVRLHREVVATLNVEVVAA comes from the coding sequence GTGAAAGTGATCCTGACCGATGAGGTGCGCGGCCTCGGCAATCGAGGCGAAGTCGTCTCGGTGGCCGCCGGGTACGCCCGCAACTTCCTCCTTCCCAAGGAGCTCGCCTACCTCGCCACGCCGGGGAACGTGAAGCGTCTGGAGCAGGAGAAGAAGCGGTACGACGTCTCCCAGGCGAAGGAGAAGGACCAGGCTGCGACCGTCGCGAAGGCGTTCGAGGGTCTGACCGTCACCGTTCGCAAGAAGGCGGGCGAGCACGACGCGATCTACGGCTCCGTCACGGCTTCCGAGCTGGCCGAGGCGCTGGCGGCGAAGGGGATCACCGTCGATCGCCGGCGTATCGACCTCGAGGAGCCGATCAAGCGCCTCGGAACGCACACGGTCCACGTCCGCCTGCACCGCGAGGTCGTCGCGACCCTCAACGTCGAAGTCGTCGCGGCGTAA
- a CDS encoding tetratricopeptide repeat protein, whose translation MSFRPAVVVLALAALAAPLHAVPPVRSEALGPVESARRDAVERFLRARLFAAEGEFQEALKEFRRAVELDPEDGHLRREYAEALRDFGILPEAEQQARKAVELVPESAAAHRVLGQILLSKARDKEGIEAALPALKRANDLQPAEPSGALALGQAYLRIDRNVEAAAVFSRVQDRPRGPILPLLYGEALEKSGKPEEAEEVYQGVLRQDEGNRGATLGLLRVYQTTRKFDKALPLLAELVVDQPGNLGLKAQYGFALLRARRLDEAEKMFKEVLEADPDNRDALRHYSSLLSERLETARADELLKKLQGLEPDDADVSFRRALNFLEARRLDEAETVLGDLRTTLVAQKAPAAGVASVDGQLGYVALLKKDWARARAAVRPHLFDEDGSVNLQALNLLTQVAREAEEPAEGLKVCREASAKEPKELAVRSLLAEFLLRSEKEKERAEGGEILVALAKEGRPGILAAADVWQRLENYGRAAEVASAGLVQFPDDPDLLFRKAASLEREKKIPESIAAFERLIELKPDHGAALNYLGYMFADRNENLERALDLVTRAVALEPSNAAYLDSLGWICFRMGNLDEAERHLLLAKKLSPDDPTIEDHLGDLEEKRGDLSKARERWSRALALEPEDGGAAIRAKLERAAAAAKAP comes from the coding sequence ATGAGTTTTCGTCCCGCTGTCGTCGTCCTCGCGCTCGCGGCCCTCGCCGCGCCGCTCCACGCCGTCCCACCGGTCCGTTCCGAGGCGCTCGGTCCGGTCGAGTCCGCGCGCCGCGACGCGGTCGAGAGATTCCTCCGAGCCCGGCTCTTCGCCGCGGAGGGCGAGTTCCAGGAGGCCCTCAAGGAGTTCCGGCGCGCCGTGGAGCTCGACCCCGAGGACGGGCACCTGAGAAGAGAGTACGCCGAGGCTCTTCGGGACTTCGGCATCCTGCCGGAAGCCGAGCAGCAGGCCCGGAAGGCGGTCGAGCTCGTCCCCGAGAGCGCGGCCGCACACAGGGTTCTTGGGCAGATCCTCCTTTCGAAGGCGCGCGACAAGGAAGGGATCGAGGCCGCGCTCCCAGCCCTGAAGAGAGCGAACGACCTGCAGCCGGCGGAGCCTTCTGGCGCCCTCGCGCTGGGGCAGGCCTATCTCAGGATCGATCGAAACGTGGAGGCGGCGGCCGTCTTCTCGCGGGTCCAGGACCGCCCACGTGGCCCGATCCTGCCTCTGCTCTACGGTGAAGCCCTCGAGAAGAGCGGGAAGCCGGAGGAGGCCGAGGAGGTCTACCAGGGCGTGCTGCGCCAGGACGAAGGGAATCGCGGCGCCACGCTCGGACTCCTGCGCGTCTACCAGACGACGCGGAAGTTCGACAAGGCGCTCCCGCTCCTGGCGGAGCTCGTGGTGGACCAGCCCGGAAACCTCGGACTCAAGGCCCAGTACGGGTTCGCGCTCCTTCGTGCCCGCCGCCTCGACGAGGCGGAGAAGATGTTCAAGGAGGTCCTCGAGGCCGACCCCGACAACCGGGATGCCCTCAGGCACTACTCCTCACTCCTCTCGGAACGGCTCGAGACGGCGCGCGCCGACGAGCTGCTCAAGAAGCTCCAGGGGCTGGAACCCGACGATGCCGACGTCTCCTTCCGCCGGGCGCTGAACTTCCTCGAAGCACGCCGGCTGGACGAGGCGGAGACGGTCCTGGGTGACCTGCGGACGACCCTCGTGGCGCAGAAGGCGCCGGCGGCGGGGGTCGCGTCCGTGGACGGCCAGCTGGGGTATGTCGCGCTGCTGAAGAAGGACTGGGCGCGGGCGAGGGCCGCGGTGAGGCCGCACCTCTTCGACGAGGACGGATCGGTCAACCTGCAGGCGCTGAACCTGCTGACCCAGGTCGCGCGCGAGGCCGAGGAGCCCGCCGAAGGTCTGAAGGTCTGCCGCGAGGCCTCGGCGAAGGAGCCGAAAGAGCTGGCAGTGCGGTCCCTCCTCGCGGAGTTCCTGCTCCGCTCGGAGAAGGAGAAGGAGCGGGCGGAAGGCGGGGAGATCCTCGTGGCGCTCGCGAAGGAGGGGCGGCCGGGCATCCTCGCGGCGGCAGACGTCTGGCAGCGCCTCGAGAACTACGGGCGTGCGGCCGAGGTGGCCTCCGCGGGTCTCGTGCAGTTCCCCGACGACCCCGATCTCCTCTTCCGCAAGGCGGCGTCGCTCGAGCGCGAGAAGAAGATCCCCGAGTCCATCGCGGCCTTCGAGAGGCTCATCGAGCTGAAGCCCGACCACGGCGCGGCGCTCAATTACCTCGGCTACATGTTCGCCGACCGCAACGAGAACCTCGAGAGAGCGCTCGATCTCGTGACGCGGGCCGTCGCCCTCGAGCCGTCGAATGCGGCGTACCTCGACTCGCTCGGGTGGATCTGCTTCCGGATGGGCAACCTCGACGAGGCCGAGAGGCACCTCCTCCTGGCGAAGAAGCTCTCTCCCGACGACCCGACGATCGAGGATCACCTCGGGGACCTGGAAGAGAAGCGCGGAGACCTCTCGAAAGCGCGTGAGCGCTGGTCCCGGGCGCTGGCGCTCGAGCCGGAGGACGGCGGGGCGGCCATTCGCGCCAAGCTCGAGAGGGCCGCCGCCGCCGCGAAGGCCCCGTGA
- a CDS encoding aminoacyl-tRNA hydrolase, with product MSEVALVVGLGNPGDRYVGTRHNVGFEVLDALVRRLAADPARPTRVDRLDCRALTGRLRIGDTPVLLAKPQTYMNLSGESVKGLLVKHAVPRERMLVVSDDVALPVGRMRIRPSGSSGGQKGLQNVIDCLGTDDFPRLRIGVAGDRFRPGEDLADYVLDRFSKPERAALGPVVDTACEAIETFVAEGIDAAMNRYNRPSEIVPAG from the coding sequence TTGTCCGAGGTCGCCCTCGTCGTGGGGCTCGGCAATCCGGGCGACCGGTACGTCGGGACGCGCCACAACGTCGGCTTCGAGGTGCTGGACGCGCTCGTCCGGCGCCTCGCCGCCGATCCGGCCCGTCCGACGCGCGTCGACCGCCTCGACTGCCGGGCGTTGACAGGGCGCCTGAGAATCGGCGACACGCCGGTCCTCCTCGCCAAGCCTCAGACGTACATGAACCTCTCGGGAGAATCGGTCAAGGGCCTGCTCGTGAAGCACGCCGTCCCGCGGGAGCGGATGCTCGTCGTCTCCGACGACGTGGCCCTGCCCGTGGGCCGGATGCGGATTCGCCCGTCCGGCTCTTCGGGAGGGCAGAAGGGGCTCCAGAACGTCATCGACTGCCTCGGCACGGACGACTTCCCGCGCCTGAGGATCGGCGTCGCCGGAGACCGGTTCCGTCCCGGCGAGGATCTCGCCGATTACGTCCTGGACCGCTTCTCCAAGCCCGAGCGCGCCGCACTCGGGCCCGTCGTGGACACCGCCTGCGAGGCGATCGAGACCTTCGTCGCGGAAGGGATCGACGCCGCCATGAACCGCTACAACCGCCCGTCGGAGATCGTCCCGGCAGGCTGA
- a CDS encoding ribose-phosphate pyrophosphokinase, protein MTLRVPYGELKVFGGRAHPSLTGEICRALGREAGRVTLYNFSDGENYCQIEENVRGADVFVVQPTCPPVNANLMELLIMLDAFKRSSASRVTAVLPYYGYARQDRKDKPRVPITAKLVADLLTSAGADRVLAVDLHAAQIQGYFDIPVDHLFASAVLLDAIRDAKLDPLTVVSPDAGGVERARAFAKRLGVSLAIVDKRRKAKNEVEVMNVIGDVKGQNVLIVDDIIDTAGTLINTVAALKEAGAERVFSGCVHAVLSGPAIDRLNASSIERVFCSNSLPIDEKVARCPVLTPLSIGPLLGEAIHRIHEGTSVSSLFV, encoded by the coding sequence ATGACGCTGAGGGTTCCTTACGGAGAGCTGAAGGTCTTCGGAGGCCGGGCCCACCCGTCGCTGACCGGTGAGATCTGCCGGGCGCTGGGACGGGAAGCGGGGCGGGTGACGCTCTACAACTTCTCGGACGGCGAGAACTACTGCCAGATCGAGGAGAACGTCCGCGGGGCCGACGTCTTCGTCGTCCAGCCGACGTGCCCGCCGGTGAACGCGAACCTGATGGAGCTCCTCATCATGCTCGACGCGTTCAAGCGGTCCTCGGCGTCGCGGGTGACGGCCGTCCTGCCGTACTACGGCTACGCCCGGCAGGACCGCAAGGACAAGCCCCGCGTCCCGATCACCGCCAAGCTCGTCGCCGACCTCCTGACCTCCGCCGGGGCCGATCGCGTCCTCGCCGTCGACCTCCACGCGGCGCAGATCCAGGGCTACTTCGACATCCCGGTCGACCACCTCTTCGCGTCGGCCGTCCTCCTCGACGCCATCCGGGACGCCAAGCTCGACCCGCTCACGGTCGTCTCCCCCGACGCCGGGGGCGTCGAGCGGGCCCGCGCCTTCGCCAAGCGCCTCGGGGTCTCCCTCGCCATCGTCGACAAGCGGCGGAAGGCCAAGAACGAGGTCGAGGTCATGAACGTCATCGGCGACGTGAAAGGCCAGAACGTCCTGATCGTCGACGACATCATCGACACCGCCGGGACCCTCATCAACACCGTGGCCGCGCTGAAAGAGGCCGGTGCCGAGCGGGTCTTCTCGGGCTGCGTTCACGCCGTCCTCTCGGGCCCCGCGATCGACCGCCTGAACGCCAGCTCCATCGAGCGGGTCTTCTGCTCGAATTCGCTCCCGATCGACGAGAAGGTGGCCCGCTGCCCGGTCCTGACGCCCCTGTCGATCGGTCCGCTCCTGGGCGAGGCGATTCACAGGATCCACGAGGGGACCTCGGTCTCGTCGCTCTTCGTCTGA
- a CDS encoding 30S ribosomal protein S18 yields the protein MAAPSGPARRPAKKKFFVRRKRVCKFTVEKIGYIDFKDVKLLQSFVPERAKILPRRISGTSAFYQRKLATAIKRARYLAFLPYVAD from the coding sequence ATGGCTGCTCCGTCCGGTCCCGCCCGCCGTCCCGCGAAGAAGAAGTTCTTCGTCCGCAGGAAGCGCGTCTGCAAGTTCACCGTCGAGAAGATCGGCTACATCGATTTCAAGGACGTCAAGCTCCTCCAGAGCTTCGTCCCCGAGCGGGCCAAGATCCTCCCGCGCCGCATCAGCGGGACCTCGGCCTTCTACCAGCGCAAGCTCGCCACCGCGATCAAGCGCGCGCGCTACCTGGCGTTCCTGCCCTACGTCGCCGACTAG